AGCACGATACTCGCTCTTTTTTCCGGGCTTGTGTTCGGGCTGATTTTATATGTAATTAATATGTACGGCATCACTGCCTTATTTCCCTGGTTTGCGGCGGTCCGTGACTGGATCACGATTGCGGCGCACGCTGTGTTTGGAGTATCCGTTGCCGCTGCCTACAAATTTATGCCGATAAATCAATCGGCATAGCGTAAAAGACTGGATACGAGGGCATGGAATTTTTTTTTGGGATCTGGCAAGCTGGGATTCGCCTCGGCCTCAACGCATTTATCGTCGGTCACCTCCGCGCAGAAGTCGTAATAATTGTCCCAATCGTTGTTGTATGCCGGAATATCCTTCTGCGGCACACTGGGCCGAAAGCTTTCGATGATTTCATGCATTACCGGCAACCTGGCAGATAGATACATATCGATACTTTTAGGCCATCTGGTGGGCTCGGGATACAAGCCCGAAAGCGTTGAGAGAATAGCTGCACGAAATTCATCGGCTGCGTCTGCGCGTCGCTTGCGGGTGAACAGCTCATAGATGCCAGCGAAAACGATGCCAATGGCAAGCAACACCAGTGGCCACATGGGTACGCGGTCGAAGTAGCCAGCTATTTGCTCTGTCCATTCATTCATATTTTGAGTTCCGGTTATCTTATTTTTTGATAAGAGAGCGGATTGTCCGCCTTCACCAATATAAGGGGCATTCGGTCCGTAGCGGTGCGGTAATGCTGAGGCAAGCTACCTTCATGTTACTTGCAGGACGCGGGGCGGTGTTGCGGCAGCAGGGTGCCCGGACGCAGGCCCGGGACCCCTGCTGCAGGGTCGTTGCTGTCGTTGCAGACCCATTTGACGCCATCCGTTGTGGCTAACACCAAGGTTCGGCCACTGTCATTATTTAGAAGCCCGGGGCTGACACCGCTATTCTTGAAGGTCGCCGTTACCTGGAAGCCGGAAGGCAAGGTTACAGGCGTCAGGCTTGCAACATACTTTCCGCTACGATCCGTTATCAGACCGTCAAACTCCGATTGTGTGGGCCATCTTCCGTTTTCGGAGTAGAACCCCGTTATAGGGGATTTTACGCTATCCAGAAGATTAACTGCCTCCGTCACCTGTGCACGAGCCTGGGAATCCTCGTAAAGCTGGTAAGCTGGGGGAATGGCAATGGTTGCCAGGATGCCGACGACCGCCAACATCATCATTGTTTCGATTAACGTTAAGCCCCGCTGATCCTGCTTCGTCCTCATAAAACTCCTTCGGTTAAAACGCATACTGTCCCGTTACTTCGCCATGCGGTTTATCTGATAAGCAATACTGGTATGGTCGAAAGCTCAATAACCTTGCTCGCCACAGAGCCCAGCAATATTCTCTTAACTGCGCCAAGGCCACGCGGCCCCATCACTATTTGATCACAGCCGATTTCTTTCCCATACTGCATAATCACGTCCGGCGGATTTCCCACGGCAATGTGGTAATGGCAGACGAGCCCGGCCCGATCGAGTAATTCACGTGCCGCCTGCAGCTCTTTCAGCCCCTCCTCCCGATGATACCTGTCGATACTTTCCTTATCGATGAAAAGGGGTACGTTTCCGCGCTGAGGAAATTGCACGTTCAACAGGTGTATTTCGGGGATGTGCCTATACCAATCCAACCGTGCGATGAATTCCGTAATTGCTCTATTGGAAGCATCGGAACCATCAACCGGAAAAAGGAATCTCAACATCTTGTCTCCTTTCCGCGAGCGGTTGACGCACTACAAAGGTTTATCTGCGTCATCTGCCAGATCGACAATACGTGCCGTTTTTTCCCGCGTCCTTGCCGCCAGCCACTTGCCGGTAGCGATCACCAGTAATGCGCCAATAGCAGGCGCCCCCCAATTCAGAAAAGCTGCATTTGCGTTCACCCATTCCTTACTGGCCGCGTCGGTTACGCTCATCCCCCCCGCGATCCAGCCGAGCAATCCCGCGCCTATTACCACGATCACCGGGAAGCGATCCATGAGTTTCATGACCACCTTACTACCCCAAACGATGATGGGCACACTAACGATCAGTCCGATAACAACCAGGGTTATACTGTCCCGCGAGGCGCCAGCGATGGCAACGACGTTATCGAGACTCATCACCGCGTCGGCAATAATAATAGTCCTGATAGCACCGAGCAGTGTTGTGTTCGCGGCAATTGCGTGTCCGTCATGTTCAGGCTCGGTCTTAAGCAGGTTAGTTCCAATCCACACGAGCAGCATCGCCGCCACAATTTTTAGGAAGGGAATCGCCAGCAAATTCAACGCAAAAAATACCA
The window above is part of the Nitrosospira sp. Is2 genome. Proteins encoded here:
- a CDS encoding pilin, translating into MRTKQDQRGLTLIETMMMLAVVGILATIAIPPAYQLYEDSQARAQVTEAVNLLDSVKSPITGFYSENGRWPTQSEFDGLITDRSGKYVASLTPVTLPSGFQVTATFKNSGVSPGLLNNDSGRTLVLATTDGVKWVCNDSNDPAAGVPGLRPGTLLPQHRPASCK
- a CDS encoding TerC family protein; this encodes MDFASPEFWVAVLQIIAIDIVLGGDNAVVIALACRHLPEKQRNLGIFWGVFGAIALRVVLVFFALNLLAIPFLKIVAAMLLVWIGTNLLKTEPEHDGHAIAANTTLLGAIRTIIIADAVMSLDNVVAIAGASRDSITLVVIGLIVSVPIIVWGSKVVMKLMDRFPVIVVIGAGLLGWIAGGMSVTDAASKEWVNANAAFLNWGAPAIGALLVIATGKWLAARTREKTARIVDLADDADKPL
- a CDS encoding universal stress protein, which codes for MLRFLFPVDGSDASNRAITEFIARLDWYRHIPEIHLLNVQFPQRGNVPLFIDKESIDRYHREEGLKELQAARELLDRAGLVCHYHIAVGNPPDVIMQYGKEIGCDQIVMGPRGLGAVKRILLGSVASKVIELSTIPVLLIR